The following proteins come from a genomic window of Campylobacter coli 76339:
- a CDS encoding Glutamyl-tRNA(Gln) synthetase, giving the protein MYRFAPSPTGDMHIGNLRAALFNYICARQKNMDFILRIEDTDKARNITGKEEEIKEILHLFGISWQHYYVQSENLKFHRQMALRLVSEKKAFACFCTEEELEAKKELAKKQGKAYRYDGTCQNLADIDVLECEKPFVIRLKKPTHTMKFTDFVKGELSFEPENIDSFVIMRTDKTPTYNFACAVDDMLENVSCIIRGEDHVSNTPKQEHIRASLGYDKAMTYAHLPIILNEEGVKMSKREAHSSVKWLLESGILPSAIANYLIMLGNKTPREIFTLEEAIEWFDIGKISKAPARFDLKKLLQINREHIKMMSDDELNTALNLNKDLAQLAKFYTQEASTIKEIKEKLEAIFGIKDFNEFEPECKILKDLLSQIEPFESYEEFKSYLLEKSQLKGKKFFMPLRIILTGNTHGPELSDLYPYIKNYINELARI; this is encoded by the coding sequence ATGTATCGTTTTGCACCTTCTCCAACAGGTGATATGCATATAGGAAATCTGCGCGCAGCTTTATTTAATTATATATGCGCTAGACAAAAAAATATGGATTTTATTTTGCGTATCGAAGACACCGATAAGGCTAGAAATATAACAGGAAAAGAAGAAGAAATTAAAGAAATTTTACATCTATTTGGTATTTCATGGCAGCATTATTATGTGCAAAGTGAAAATTTAAAATTTCATCGTCAAATGGCATTAAGGCTTGTAAGCGAAAAAAAGGCTTTTGCTTGTTTTTGTACCGAAGAAGAGCTTGAAGCAAAAAAAGAACTTGCCAAAAAACAAGGTAAAGCATATCGTTACGATGGTACTTGTCAGAATTTAGCAGACATTGATGTTTTAGAATGCGAAAAACCCTTTGTAATTCGCCTTAAAAAACCTACTCACACTATGAAATTTACAGATTTTGTCAAGGGAGAATTGAGTTTTGAGCCTGAAAATATCGATTCTTTTGTGATTATGCGAACAGATAAAACCCCTACTTATAATTTTGCTTGCGCAGTAGATGATATGCTTGAAAATGTAAGTTGCATCATACGCGGTGAAGATCATGTTTCAAATACTCCAAAACAAGAACATATTCGCGCAAGTTTAGGTTATGATAAAGCTATGACTTATGCACATTTGCCTATTATTTTAAATGAAGAGGGCGTGAAAATGAGCAAAAGAGAAGCTCATTCTTCAGTAAAATGGCTACTTGAAAGTGGAATTTTACCTAGTGCGATCGCGAATTATCTTATCATGTTGGGAAATAAAACTCCTCGTGAAATTTTTACCCTAGAAGAAGCGATTGAGTGGTTTGATATTGGCAAAATTTCTAAAGCTCCAGCAAGATTTGACCTTAAAAAACTTTTACAAATCAATCGCGAACATATAAAAATGATGTCAGATGATGAACTCAACACTGCTTTAAATTTAAACAAAGATCTAGCACAACTTGCTAAATTTTATACCCAAGAAGCAAGTACTATCAAAGAGATCAAAGAAAAACTAGAAGCCATCTTTGGTATTAAAGATTTTAACGAATTTGAACCAGAATGTAAAATTTTAAAAGATCTTTTGAGTCAAATCGAACCTTTTGAAAGTTACGAAGAGTTTAAAAGCTATCTCTTAGAAAAAAGTCAATTGAAGGGTAAAAAATTTTTTATGCCTCTAAGGATCATCCTAACAGGAAATACTCACGGTCCTGAATTAAGCGATCTTTACCCTTATATAAAAAATTATATTAATGAATTAGCAAGGATATAA
- a CDS encoding Probable integral membrane protein Cj0851c, with protein MFYCVLIILKWINLNIILSYEFAFFSILLIVFASYFNYKNFILAQAKNYQKDFIYPSLFYIKKIEKLPRIVKFIPVKDDLTLNFKDRLRFFTLFFALFKLIAYGVLVAGIFIFASSR; from the coding sequence ATGTTTTATTGCGTTCTTATTATTTTAAAATGGATAAATTTAAATATAATTTTAAGCTATGAGTTTGCTTTTTTTAGTATTTTATTGATCGTTTTTGCTTCTTATTTTAATTATAAAAATTTTATTCTAGCTCAAGCAAAAAATTATCAAAAAGATTTCATTTATCCAAGCTTATTTTATATAAAAAAGATAGAAAAACTACCTAGGATTGTTAAATTTATACCCGTCAAAGACGATTTAACTCTAAATTTTAAAGATAGGTTGCGCTTTTTTACTCTGTTTTTTGCTTTATTTAAGTTGATAGCCTATGGAGTTTTAGTTGCGGGTATTTTTATTTTTGCATCGTCAAGATAG
- a CDS encoding membrane protein: protein MSENSNKRQKIIRKTIEAADGLSLGISMVVAILIGIGVGYLLKKFTPYPWLFWLGVFWGVAAAILNVYKAYKSQVKSYGEFEQRDEFIKEKIRQKEQDNGK from the coding sequence ATGAGTGAGAATTCTAATAAAAGACAAAAAATCATTCGCAAGACTATAGAAGCCGCAGATGGGCTTAGTCTTGGAATTTCCATGGTCGTTGCTATTTTAATCGGGATTGGCGTGGGGTATTTGTTAAAAAAATTTACACCCTACCCTTGGCTTTTTTGGCTGGGTGTATTTTGGGGTGTTGCAGCAGCAATACTTAATGTTTATAAAGCTTATAAATCACAGGTTAAAAGCTATGGAGAATTTGAACAAAGGGATGAGTTTATAAAAGAGAAAATTCGTCAAAAAGAACAAGATAATGGAAAATAA
- a CDS encoding Transmembrane transport protein: MTALFASMTFLFAGNALIVSSIGVILKENGESSLAVGVVSSCFFIGALIGTIGAHKIISRIGHIRSFGLFGAVFGISAMLHTLSENLVFWAILRFFIGICYYGLLMVIESWLNEKSKNAVRSRILGFYEIVFYLAFGIGVLIIALDLSKHNIFILSAALILLSSLPLNLIKIKEPVLPAPSPISIPKIFDIAPLAIVTSFVAGMLINGFFSMASLFILLQGFDAKEVSYFMFCGVLGGFLAQTVVGSISDKMGRKFAIITCSSIGFFTMLIFAFFKLHLYIQYFLGILLGIGVFCLYALALARANDMLTNKNRGVELGRGVLFCYSLGSLVGPLILGFLIQYFNTNGFVWFYIASLGFLILFAVNKPNILNKKFKKKPGNMVMLDD, from the coding sequence ATGACAGCACTTTTTGCCAGTATGACATTCTTGTTTGCAGGCAATGCTTTGATAGTAAGCTCCATAGGTGTTATCTTAAAAGAAAATGGAGAAAGTTCTTTAGCAGTTGGAGTAGTAAGCTCTTGCTTTTTTATAGGAGCCCTTATAGGCACCATTGGAGCACATAAAATTATCTCTCGTATTGGACATATAAGATCTTTTGGTTTGTTTGGTGCGGTATTTGGAATTTCTGCTATGCTTCATACTCTTAGCGAAAATCTTGTTTTTTGGGCAATTTTAAGATTTTTTATAGGAATTTGCTATTATGGACTTTTAATGGTAATAGAATCATGGCTTAATGAAAAAAGTAAAAATGCTGTTCGTTCTAGAATTTTAGGTTTTTATGAAATCGTATTTTATCTTGCATTTGGCATTGGAGTTTTGATTATCGCCCTAGATTTAAGCAAACATAATATATTTATTTTAAGCGCAGCACTTATCTTACTTTCATCATTGCCTTTAAATTTAATCAAAATCAAAGAGCCCGTCTTGCCTGCGCCAAGTCCTATTTCTATACCTAAAATTTTTGACATAGCCCCCTTGGCTATCGTTACAAGTTTTGTAGCTGGAATGCTCATTAATGGTTTTTTTTCCATGGCGTCTTTGTTTATACTTTTACAAGGTTTTGATGCTAAAGAAGTTTCTTATTTTATGTTTTGTGGGGTATTGGGTGGATTTTTAGCCCAAACTGTTGTAGGAAGCATTTCTGACAAAATGGGGAGAAAATTTGCAATCATTACTTGTTCAAGCATAGGTTTTTTTACTATGCTCATCTTTGCTTTTTTCAAACTTCATTTGTATATACAATATTTTTTAGGTATTTTACTTGGCATAGGAGTTTTTTGTCTTTATGCTCTAGCTCTTGCAAGGGCTAATGATATGCTAACAAATAAAAATCGAGGAGTAGAATTAGGTCGTGGAGTTTTATTCTGCTATTCTTTAGGCTCTTTGGTTGGTCCTTTAATTTTAGGGTTTTTAATACAGTATTTTAACACAAATGGTTTTGTTTGGTTTTATATAGCTTCTCTTGGATTTCTTATCCTTTTTGCAGTTAATAAACCTAATATTTTAAATAAAAAATTTAAGAAAAAACCAGGAAATATGGTGATGCTTGATGATTAA
- a CDS encoding Glutamate-1-semialdehyde aminotransferase, which produces MTNKKAFKTACSLIAGGVNSPVRAFANVQSEPRFISHGKGAYIFDIEGNSYIDYVQSWGPLLFGHCDKDILKACNQALKKGSSFGAPTLLETQLAELVLEDFPHLDKIRFVSSGTEATMSAIRLARGFTKKDKILKFEGCYHGHSDSLLVSAGSGAATFNSPSSLGVLADVAKHTLVATYNDIESVKELFEKNKDIACVIIEPIAGNMGLVPGKQDFLEELAKICKENDTLLIFDEVMSGYRASYFGSYGINHIQADIVTFGKVIGGGLPAAAFAARTEIMDILSPLGGVYQAGTLSGNPLAMAAGIASLSKAKKKKDLYTKLGKLAKRLTKGMKELANERGIALQTCYIGSMFGYFFTQDPVYNYKDALKSDLKLFSKFHQNMLKNGIYLAPSQFETGFICAKMNKELIDKTLQSTYESFKKL; this is translated from the coding sequence ATGACAAATAAAAAGGCTTTTAAAACAGCTTGCAGTCTGATCGCAGGAGGCGTAAATTCTCCCGTTCGTGCTTTTGCAAATGTACAAAGCGAACCTAGATTTATATCTCATGGCAAGGGAGCTTATATTTTTGATATAGAAGGAAATAGCTATATTGATTATGTGCAAAGTTGGGGGCCTTTGCTTTTTGGACATTGTGATAAAGATATCTTAAAAGCTTGCAATCAAGCTTTAAAAAAAGGTTCAAGTTTTGGCGCGCCGACTTTACTAGAAACACAACTAGCCGAGCTTGTTTTAGAAGACTTTCCGCATTTAGATAAAATTCGCTTTGTAAGCAGTGGTACAGAAGCAACTATGAGTGCTATACGCCTTGCTCGCGGCTTTACTAAAAAAGATAAAATTCTAAAATTTGAAGGTTGTTATCACGGGCATTCAGATTCTTTACTTGTAAGTGCTGGAAGCGGCGCTGCTACTTTTAATTCACCGAGCTCTTTAGGGGTTTTAGCAGATGTAGCAAAGCATACTCTAGTAGCAACTTATAACGATATAGAAAGCGTAAAAGAGCTTTTTGAGAAAAATAAAGACATTGCTTGTGTTATTATTGAGCCTATTGCAGGAAATATGGGATTGGTTCCTGGCAAGCAAGATTTCTTAGAAGAGCTTGCCAAAATTTGTAAAGAAAATGATACCTTGCTTATCTTTGATGAAGTGATGAGCGGATACAGAGCTTCATATTTTGGCTCTTATGGTATCAATCATATACAAGCAGATATCGTTACTTTTGGCAAGGTTATAGGTGGAGGCTTACCTGCAGCAGCTTTTGCAGCTAGAACAGAAATCATGGATATTTTAAGTCCATTAGGAGGAGTTTATCAAGCAGGAACACTCAGTGGAAATCCTTTGGCAATGGCTGCAGGAATTGCTAGTTTATCTAAAGCCAAAAAGAAAAAAGATCTTTATACTAAACTTGGAAAATTAGCCAAAAGGCTTACTAAGGGAATGAAAGAGCTTGCAAATGAAAGAGGTATTGCTTTACAAACTTGCTATATAGGCTCTATGTTTGGATATTTTTTCACACAAGATCCAGTGTATAATTATAAGGATGCTCTAAAATCCGATCTTAAACTCTTTTCTAAATTTCATCAAAATATGCTTAAAAATGGAATTTATCTAGCTCCTTCTCAATTTGAAACAGGATTTATCTGCGCTAAAATGAATAAAGAGCTTATCGATAAAACCTTACAAAGTACATATGAAAGCTTTAAGAAACTATGA
- a CDS encoding Soluble lytic murein transglycosylase precursor: MRKIFILLSLSLAFLNANQYNLERLKQEENSLAKDYYIYRLLEKKAISKKEAESLNSHIFRYVGKIKSELEKIIPVKIFIDPKYAPCYNYTKTNILDANQTCQSVRLNSIAFIASLDNASRSTLAAKFSPQRSDLSNLLLAFNTPEPMAYIIQKEDVNSFFKLYNYSKKYDFDLNTSFANKLPTHVGFKNFAQNIIIKKENPKFRASMLKIDPTFVNEDSAFYLGINALAYNKEDLAYNFFEKAAQTFKMQSNKDNAVFWMWMIKKDDKVLQTLAKSPSLNIYSLYARELTNSEFPKIETIESMGKKKNNFNMQDPFAWQKLNKQIREANASQLDKLAKEFNSKETLPVYAYILERKSKFKKHYFIMPYYEYIKDYNIPRQALILAIARQESRFIPTAISVSYALGMMQFMPFLANHIGEKELKIPNFDQDFMFKPKNAYYFGNHHLNYLEKHLKSPLFIAYAYNGGIGFTNRMLARDDMFKQGKFEPFLSMEFVPYQESRIYGKKVLANYIVYRYLLNDSIKISDIFETLTQNKAADLNKS, translated from the coding sequence GTGAGAAAAATATTTATCTTACTTAGCCTAAGCTTGGCATTTTTAAATGCCAATCAATACAACCTAGAAAGACTAAAACAAGAAGAAAATTCTTTAGCTAAGGATTATTATATTTACCGTCTTTTAGAGAAAAAAGCGATAAGCAAAAAAGAAGCTGAAAGTTTAAATTCTCATATTTTTCGCTATGTCGGAAAAATCAAATCTGAACTCGAAAAAATAATTCCTGTAAAAATTTTTATCGATCCTAAATACGCTCCGTGCTACAACTACACTAAAACCAACATACTCGACGCAAATCAAACTTGTCAAAGTGTAAGATTAAACTCGATAGCCTTTATAGCAAGTCTTGACAATGCTAGCAGAAGCACTTTGGCCGCAAAATTTAGCCCTCAAAGAAGTGATTTATCAAATCTGCTTTTAGCCTTTAACACTCCTGAGCCTATGGCCTATATTATTCAAAAAGAAGATGTTAATAGCTTTTTTAAACTTTATAATTATTCTAAAAAATATGACTTTGACTTAAATACTAGTTTTGCTAATAAATTGCCAACTCATGTAGGATTTAAAAATTTTGCACAAAACATTATCATAAAAAAAGAAAATCCTAAATTTAGGGCTTCAATGTTAAAAATAGATCCAACTTTTGTAAATGAGGACTCTGCTTTTTATTTGGGAATCAACGCCTTAGCCTATAACAAAGAAGATCTTGCTTACAATTTCTTTGAAAAAGCGGCACAAACTTTTAAAATGCAAAGCAATAAAGATAATGCTGTATTTTGGATGTGGATGATTAAAAAAGATGATAAAGTTTTACAAACCTTAGCTAAAAGTCCTTCTTTAAATATCTATAGTCTTTATGCTAGAGAACTAACAAATTCTGAATTTCCAAAAATTGAAACTATAGAATCTATGGGCAAGAAAAAAAATAATTTCAATATGCAAGATCCTTTTGCATGGCAAAAGCTCAACAAACAAATTCGCGAAGCCAATGCAAGCCAACTTGACAAACTGGCTAAAGAATTTAATTCAAAAGAAACCCTACCTGTTTATGCTTATATTTTAGAAAGAAAATCAAAATTTAAAAAGCATTATTTTATAATGCCTTATTATGAATACATTAAAGATTACAACATCCCAAGACAAGCACTTATTTTAGCTATTGCTAGACAAGAAAGTCGTTTTATCCCTACTGCGATATCGGTTTCTTATGCTTTAGGTATGATGCAATTTATGCCATTTTTAGCTAATCATATCGGCGAGAAGGAATTAAAAATCCCAAATTTTGATCAAGATTTTATGTTTAAACCAAAAAATGCCTATTATTTTGGAAATCATCATTTAAACTACTTAGAAAAACACTTAAAATCTCCTCTTTTTATCGCCTATGCTTATAATGGAGGTATAGGCTTTACCAATCGTATGCTTGCAAGGGATGATATGTTCAAACAGGGTAAATTCGAACCTTTCTTATCTATGGAATTTGTTCCTTATCAAGAAAGCCGAATTTATGGAAAAAAAGTGTTAGCTAATTATATTGTGTATCGATATCTTCTGAACGATAGTATAAAGATTTCGGATATTTTTGAAACTTTAACTCAAAACAAGGCAGCTGATTTAAACAAATCTTAG
- a CDS encoding Integral membrane protein YggT, involved in response to extracytoplasmic stress (osmotic shock) codes for MVVDSLIISIFQVIQIIINIYTWIIIITALLSWVNPDPYNPIVQILYKLSYPAYALARKIPTRIGSIDLAPLIIVLALQFLSIFLGNILRSLL; via the coding sequence ATGGTTGTAGATTCTTTGATTATTTCTATTTTTCAAGTGATTCAAATTATTATCAATATTTACACTTGGATTATTATCATCACAGCACTTTTAAGTTGGGTAAATCCTGATCCTTACAATCCTATAGTTCAAATTTTATATAAGCTAAGTTATCCTGCTTATGCTTTAGCTAGAAAAATTCCAACACGCATAGGAAGTATAGATCTAGCGCCTTTGATTATCGTTTTAGCATTACAATTTCTTAGTATTTTTCTTGGAAATATCTTAAGGAGCTTGTTGTGA
- a CDS encoding Predicted phosphohydrolase: MIFFIFSFVTLLIFGLANIYIYKRLIRKIFIFKHLYKIFAFVFALLFLAQAIFLIFRRNEYLSDSWYEFLAALYAPTYCLFFITLALDFIRLILILIGKTHKKYNLTLRSFFDFAIITLAAVLIYTSINNAIRVPEIQNVDIHLAKLDRDLKIAMLTDIHLGKNLHKDFLDKLIAEVNLQKPDMVVIVGDLVDTNPKELQSYISRLNDLKSTYGTFYALGNHEYYHGIEEVLDLLKKYTDMKILVNQNLDLGFINIAGLGDLAGLSKGLYAPDLARVKVDLNTSKPSILLAHQPKTALLYDLSDFDLVLSGHTHGGQIFPFMLLVKLQQGFVHGLYDLGKNTKLFVSSGAGFWGPSLRVFAPNEIVILNLKGEK; the protein is encoded by the coding sequence ATGATATTTTTTATTTTTTCTTTCGTTACATTATTAATTTTTGGTTTGGCAAATATTTATATTTACAAAAGACTGATTAGGAAAATTTTTATTTTTAAGCATCTTTATAAAATTTTTGCCTTTGTTTTCGCTCTGCTTTTTTTAGCTCAAGCGATATTTTTAATCTTTCGTAGAAATGAGTACTTAAGCGACAGTTGGTATGAATTTTTGGCTGCATTGTATGCGCCAACTTATTGTTTGTTTTTCATAACTTTGGCGCTTGATTTTATAAGGCTTATTTTAATACTGATAGGCAAGACGCATAAAAAATATAATCTTACTTTGCGTTCATTTTTTGATTTCGCCATTATAACTTTAGCAGCAGTATTGATTTATACAAGTATAAATAATGCTATAAGAGTACCTGAAATTCAAAATGTGGATATTCATCTTGCTAAACTTGATCGTGATTTAAAAATAGCTATGCTTACAGATATACATCTGGGTAAAAATTTGCACAAGGATTTTTTAGATAAGCTTATTGCCGAGGTAAATTTACAAAAGCCTGATATGGTGGTTATAGTAGGAGATTTGGTAGATACAAATCCTAAAGAATTGCAAAGTTATATTTCAAGACTTAATGATTTAAAATCCACTTATGGAACTTTTTATGCTTTAGGAAATCATGAGTACTATCACGGAATAGAAGAAGTTTTAGACTTGCTTAAGAAATATACTGATATGAAAATTTTAGTCAATCAAAATTTAGATCTAGGCTTTATAAATATCGCAGGACTTGGAGATTTAGCAGGGCTTAGTAAGGGTTTGTATGCTCCTGATTTAGCAAGAGTCAAGGTAGATTTAAATACAAGTAAACCTAGCATTTTACTTGCTCACCAACCTAAAACTGCTTTGCTTTATGATTTAAGTGATTTTGATCTTGTTTTAAGCGGTCATACACATGGGGGACAAATTTTCCCTTTTATGCTCTTGGTAAAACTTCAGCAAGGTTTTGTGCATGGACTTTATGATTTGGGCAAAAATACCAAGCTTTTTGTTAGTAGTGGGGCGGGATTTTGGGGGCCTAGTTTAAGGGTTTTTGCTCCTAATGAAATTGTGATTTTAAATTTGAAAGGTGAAAAATGA
- a CDS encoding Putative ATP/GTP binding protein, with translation MKKSIIAFSGPSNSGKTTLITKIANEFIKQNLKVLIIKHDPADKAQFDINGKDSFKFFQSGAEVMVLSPTRTTFFSHEKRDILSALKIAPDFDLCLVEGLKTLDLPRISVFCKEIDESYFAFSNAIASYEKIDSYPNLTWLDLNDVQGICNYILKNAKNLQGEL, from the coding sequence ATGAAAAAATCAATCATAGCTTTTAGCGGTCCTTCAAATTCAGGCAAAACAACATTAATCACAAAAATTGCAAACGAATTTATAAAACAAAATCTAAAGGTTTTAATCATTAAACACGATCCTGCAGATAAAGCTCAATTTGATATCAATGGCAAAGATAGTTTTAAATTTTTTCAAAGTGGTGCCGAAGTAATGGTTTTAAGCCCAACTCGCACAACTTTTTTCTCTCACGAAAAAAGAGATATATTAAGCGCCTTAAAAATAGCGCCTGATTTTGACTTATGTTTAGTTGAGGGATTAAAAACCTTAGATCTACCGCGCATAAGCGTTTTTTGCAAAGAAATTGATGAAAGCTATTTTGCTTTTTCTAACGCTATTGCAAGCTATGAAAAAATTGATTCTTATCCGAATTTAACTTGGCTTGATTTAAACGATGTGCAAGGAATTTGTAATTATATTTTAAAAAATGCAAAAAATTTACAAGGAGAATTATAA
- a CDS encoding Uncharacterized homolog of the cytoplasmic domain of flagellar protein FhlB, with protein sequence MSKIKKSIKKAVALGYQKEKNSAPKVLASGKGESAAKIISLAKEHGVPIKEDEDLIEILSKLDLGDEIPPNMYKAVAEVFAFIYQMANKTPKN encoded by the coding sequence ATGAGCAAGATAAAAAAATCAATCAAAAAAGCTGTTGCTCTAGGCTATCAAAAAGAAAAAAATTCAGCACCTAAAGTCCTTGCAAGTGGCAAAGGAGAAAGCGCTGCTAAAATCATCTCTTTAGCTAAAGAACACGGAGTTCCCATCAAAGAAGATGAGGATTTGATAGAAATTTTAAGCAAATTAGACTTAGGAGATGAAATTCCACCTAATATGTACAAGGCCGTAGCTGAAGTTTTTGCTTTTATTTATCAAATGGCAAATAAAACACCTAAAAACTAA
- a CDS encoding Fructose-1,6-bisphosphatase, type I, protein MQELISYIQKAVIEISNALKFPDTSYSQNQNSTGDTQLKFDVLSDEIITNTLSRCPSIKAIISEEKDEILNINENAKFVVAYDPLDGSSLMDVNFAIGSIFAIYEEKASAKNLKAALYSMYGARLELVICEDKPKLYRLDKNDKFAFVKELQMQEKGKINATGGTQKFWEEKHANFIKKLFDEGYRLRYSGAMVSDINQILLKGGGLFSYPATSDAPKGKLRAFFEVFPLAFIIEKAGGKTTNGENHSLLELDFDKIHATTPCFFGSKYEISELLKAYNE, encoded by the coding sequence ATGCAAGAACTTATTTCCTATATACAAAAAGCAGTGATTGAAATTTCAAATGCTTTAAAATTTCCCGATACAAGCTATAGCCAAAACCAAAACTCCACAGGTGATACTCAACTTAAATTTGATGTTTTAAGCGATGAGATTATTACAAATACTTTAAGCCGATGCCCTAGCATTAAAGCTATCATTAGTGAAGAAAAAGATGAGATTTTAAATATTAATGAAAATGCAAAATTTGTTGTCGCCTATGATCCACTTGATGGTTCAAGCTTGATGGATGTTAATTTTGCTATAGGTTCTATTTTTGCTATTTATGAAGAAAAAGCAAGTGCTAAAAATTTAAAAGCTGCGCTTTATAGTATGTATGGAGCTCGTTTAGAGCTTGTTATTTGTGAAGATAAACCGAAACTTTATCGTCTTGATAAAAATGATAAATTTGCTTTTGTAAAAGAGCTTCAAATGCAAGAAAAAGGTAAAATCAATGCCACAGGCGGTACTCAAAAATTTTGGGAAGAAAAGCATGCTAATTTTATCAAAAAATTATTCGATGAAGGTTATCGTTTAAGATATTCAGGGGCTATGGTAAGTGATATCAATCAAATTTTACTCAAAGGTGGTGGGCTTTTTAGCTATCCAGCAACCAGTGATGCACCTAAGGGTAAATTGCGTGCTTTTTTTGAAGTATTTCCTTTAGCATTTATTATAGAAAAAGCAGGAGGCAAAACCACAAATGGAGAAAATCATTCTTTACTAGAGCTTGATTTTGATAAAATTCATGCAACCACGCCTTGCTTTTTTGGCTCAAAATATGAAATTTCAGAACTTTTAAAGGCTTATAATGAGTGA
- a CDS encoding Phosphatidylserine decarboxylase, producing MSFSNESSRIFGLIAGIKFPSFIQKTINEKYVDYFKIDMSEFKAPCEYESLNALFTRSLQIPREINEGFISPSDGKILECGSAFLADNTPFAFSIKGHTYSVEELLKDSFAKEELENGLDYVNIYLSPRDYHRYHSPCDMQILSATYTSGALYSVNEKHLERISNLYVKNERVSLKCQNDKGIFWLVFVGAQNVGKMRFNFDTSIQTNAKTSHNFTRKYENLELKKGEELGNFELGSTIVLIAQKGLLDIKLRAGQSVKFGEKIAD from the coding sequence ATGAGTTTTTCTAATGAGAGTTCAAGAATTTTTGGACTTATAGCAGGGATTAAATTTCCTAGTTTTATACAAAAAACAATCAATGAAAAATATGTTGATTATTTTAAGATCGACATGAGTGAATTTAAAGCCCCTTGTGAGTATGAGAGCTTAAATGCGCTTTTTACAAGATCTTTGCAAATTCCAAGAGAGATAAATGAAGGTTTTATAAGCCCAAGCGATGGAAAAATTTTAGAGTGCGGAAGTGCTTTTTTAGCAGATAACACACCTTTTGCTTTTTCGATTAAAGGACATACTTACAGCGTAGAAGAGCTTTTAAAAGATAGTTTTGCAAAAGAAGAGCTAGAAAATGGGCTTGATTATGTCAATATCTATCTTTCTCCAAGAGATTATCATCGCTATCATAGTCCTTGTGATATGCAAATTTTAAGTGCAACTTATACAAGCGGGGCACTTTATAGTGTAAATGAAAAGCATTTAGAGCGTATTAGCAATTTATATGTAAAAAATGAAAGAGTGAGTTTAAAATGCCAAAACGATAAGGGTATTTTTTGGCTTGTGTTTGTAGGGGCTCAAAATGTAGGAAAAATGCGTTTTAATTTCGATACAAGCATACAAACTAATGCAAAAACTTCTCATAATTTTACTAGAAAATATGAAAATTTAGAGCTTAAAAAAGGTGAGGAGTTGGGCAATTTTGAATTAGGTTCTACCATAGTTTTAATTGCTCAAAAAGGACTTTTAGATATAAAGCTTAGAGCAGGGCAGAGTGTTAAGTTTGGAGAAAAAATAGCAGATTAG